AACATTCGGCAAGCAGGTCCTATGTATTTCAATGGCTGCACCAATAATCTTTTCTGTTATCTGATTTATTTCTATCTCTTCTCTGTTCCTCTGCGTCTCTGCGGTAAATTACCACCTGAACGGTTACGTCTTTAGAAATGCCTCTTTAAACTTCTTCAGCGTTTCATTTGGGTCTTCGATAATGACTCGTGCCTTACCTACAATATCAATAAGTCCAATCTCATTTCTGTATCTTGGAATGATGTGAAGATGAAGATGTTCAATACTTGCTCCACTGACATAACCTATGTTATAACCAACATTAAATCCTGACGGAGAATAAAGTTTTTCGATAATATTTAATGTCATCGTTGTTAAATTATTAAGTTCTAATACCTGGTCATCGCTGAGTTGTCTTGGGTCGATTAGATGCTTTTTCGGGAAAATCATTAAATGTCCTGGATTATATGGATAGAGGTTAAGCGAGATGATAAAATGCTTTGTGTGATAAATATCAAGTTTTGTTACCTTTGGGTTTCCTTTATTAATCGCACATAAGATACATTTTACCTTTGGTTTATTTCCTTTTACATAGGATAGTTTATCCGGGATAAATAGATGTGTTTCCATTTTTTTCTATTTAAGATTATACCATTTAAGACAAGAAAGTCAAGAAAAATTTAAGTAATTATTTACCCGGGTGAAGTGAGACAGACTTTTTTACACAATTTCTTGCCATAATTATATACCCAAGTAACCGTTCAGGTAGCAGTTACTGGTTTTGGTTGAGATTTCGAAAGATTCTGATATATGAACGCTTACAAAATATTGAATGTAGAATGTAGAATGTAGAAGGTAGAATATTGAATGTAGAAGGGAAAATGTAGAAGGGAAAGGAGTAGAAATGTCGAAGGAAAGTAGAATATTTGATCTTGAAGAGCGTTACAACGGCTAAACAGAAAAATACCAAAACTTGATAATTCTACATTCGATATTGGTCATTGATAACATTTTAAACTTAACTAATCAAAGCCGTCAGATGTTGCGCATCTTAAAGCTTAAACTGATTCTGTTACCTGAACGCTTACATTTTTTATCCGTGTTAATCAGTGGCTGAATAGTTACAATAAGTGCTATACTCTTTCAACTCTTCCAGCAAAGGAAAATTGGTGTCAGGTCTAATTTTGCTCAAGGAAAATTGGTGTCAAAGGAAAATTGGTGTCGGGTCTAATTTTGCTCGAAAGGAAAATTGGTGTCAGGTCTAATTTTGCTCGAGGAAAACCTAAAAAAGGGGAAAAATGAGACTTGACACCATCTTTTTCATCTTTTAGTTTATGTCAACAGCCTGTTGAATTGTAAATTACTTACCGTCCTCTCATTCACGGTCTGACCCTAATCCCTTTTAGTTTTAGTTTCCTGTTTTCCTCTTACATCTTTTATCCATTTTAAGGTATCTTTTATGTGATTTTTAAGTAGCTCCAATGTGATTATATCATTACCTTTAAGTAATCTGATTATTTCGGATATTAAAAGTTCATCTTGAGTTAAGTCTTCATCA
This region of bacterium genomic DNA includes:
- a CDS encoding HIT domain-containing protein translates to METHLFIPDKLSYVKGNKPKVKCILCAINKGNPKVTKLDIYHTKHFIISLNLYPYNPGHLMIFPKKHLIDPRQLSDDQVLELNNLTTMTLNIIEKLYSPSGFNVGYNIGYVSGASIEHLHLHIIPRYRNEIGLIDIVGKARVIIEDPNETLKKFKEAFLKT